A single genomic interval of Bacillus sp. es.036 harbors:
- a CDS encoding HIT family protein encodes MTYKEECLFCHPERDDKQKILFENESCYFLQHDDQQDVLEGCGVIVPKKHHANAFELSKEEWNDTYELLQDAKEYLDQAFAPDGYTLGWNVGEVSNQFIFHSHLHVIPRYDDEPLAGKGLRYWLKQPENKRKKPHQ; translated from the coding sequence TTGACTTACAAAGAGGAATGTCTATTTTGTCATCCTGAAAGAGACGACAAACAAAAGATCCTATTTGAAAATGAATCTTGCTATTTCTTACAACATGACGATCAACAAGATGTTTTAGAAGGCTGCGGAGTGATTGTTCCTAAGAAGCATCACGCTAACGCATTTGAATTATCGAAAGAAGAGTGGAACGACACCTATGAACTTTTACAGGATGCAAAGGAATACCTCGATCAAGCCTTTGCTCCAGATGGCTATACACTGGGTTGGAATGTTGGAGAAGTTTCCAATCAATTCATTTTTCATAGTCATCTGCATGTTATACCAAGATATGATGACGAACCTTTAGCGGGGAAAGGATTGCGTTACTGGTTAAAGCAGCCTGAAAATAAAAGAAAAAAACCACATCAGTAG
- a CDS encoding ABC transporter ATP-binding protein — protein MTQLLLEQIRKSFINGEIEEEVLKGVDLSLQKGEVTALIGASGSGKSTLLTIAAGLQPLSSGRVLFENQNLAELRSEQVRNIRAHHFGFVFQSSHLVPFLTVEEQLSMMMDVAEMKINKHDKRKQITGVLEKVGMTHRLTAYPSSLSGGEKQRVAVARAIIHNPKVLFADEPTASLDSKRSKDTMALIQHVTKSLGMTTLTVTHDEEMLAYADRVVTMSDGKILKNRAAKSM, from the coding sequence ATGACACAACTACTATTAGAACAAATAAGAAAATCGTTCATAAATGGAGAAATCGAAGAAGAAGTGTTAAAAGGGGTCGATTTATCGCTTCAAAAAGGGGAAGTAACCGCGTTAATCGGTGCTTCAGGTTCAGGAAAAAGTACTTTGCTGACAATTGCTGCCGGTCTTCAACCTCTCTCAAGCGGTCGCGTCCTTTTTGAAAATCAGAATTTAGCAGAATTACGATCAGAACAGGTGCGAAACATCCGAGCGCATCATTTCGGTTTTGTTTTTCAGTCATCCCACCTCGTTCCTTTTCTGACAGTGGAAGAACAACTTTCAATGATGATGGACGTGGCTGAAATGAAAATAAACAAGCACGACAAGCGAAAACAGATAACGGGCGTATTAGAAAAGGTGGGAATGACGCATCGTCTTACAGCCTACCCTTCCTCCTTATCAGGCGGAGAAAAACAACGAGTCGCCGTCGCACGCGCCATTATCCACAACCCCAAAGTTCTGTTTGCAGACGAGCCAACAGCAAGTTTAGATTCTAAAAGGTCAAAAGACACCATGGCGTTGATTCAGCACGTAACGAAATCGCTAGGGATGACCACATTAACGGTGACTCATGATGAAGAAATGTTAGCTTATGCGGATCGTGTTGTCACGATGAGTGATGGAAAGATCCTGAAGAATCGTGCTGCGAAATCCATGTAA
- a CDS encoding ABC transporter permease — protein MNMAWKEMKKNKPKFLIVGSIVLLISLVTFIISGLANGLSQDNVSLIKNMPEGTFYMSEDSNESYTQSHLEEKKRDEILESDQDAFAFSLQMGSLKNEADNQQSVAFLTSTDTPLFKQVNKGEVILDRSLKAEGINVGDELTSPLFDGTFKVIDFVDNKKFNHSPVAFINQESFKNMFRTDELQLIYRPNTTEEISGVQSFSKNEFLSTIPSYQAEQMTLNMIVWFLVVISGMLFAIFFYMMNVQKIGMYGILKALGIRTGDLFKMIWSQMALITILALFVSGLLSQVFQVIAPDTMPYHLTLTTTIQLSFVFVIVGFLGSTLSGFQIRKIEPLQAIQQGEA, from the coding sequence ATGAATATGGCTTGGAAAGAAATGAAGAAAAATAAACCGAAATTTCTTATCGTTGGCTCCATCGTGCTACTCATTAGTCTGGTCACGTTCATAATTTCTGGTCTTGCAAATGGCTTATCTCAAGACAACGTCTCATTGATCAAAAACATGCCAGAGGGCACGTTTTACATGAGTGAGGACTCAAATGAGTCCTACACGCAATCTCATCTTGAAGAGAAGAAACGGGATGAAATCCTTGAGAGCGACCAGGACGCATTTGCCTTTTCCCTTCAAATGGGTTCACTCAAAAACGAAGCAGACAATCAGCAAAGCGTTGCCTTCCTCACTTCTACCGATACACCATTGTTTAAACAGGTAAACAAAGGAGAAGTGATTCTCGATCGCTCGTTAAAAGCGGAAGGCATCAATGTTGGAGATGAACTAACCAGCCCTCTCTTTGACGGAACATTTAAGGTGATTGATTTTGTTGATAACAAAAAGTTCAACCACTCGCCCGTTGCGTTTATTAATCAGGAATCATTTAAAAACATGTTTCGAACGGATGAATTGCAGCTCATTTATCGTCCTAATACAACCGAGGAGATTAGCGGGGTGCAGTCCTTTTCTAAGAACGAATTTCTCTCTACCATTCCAAGTTACCAGGCTGAACAAATGACGCTAAATATGATTGTTTGGTTTCTCGTTGTGATTAGCGGCATGCTGTTTGCGATTTTCTTTTATATGATGAATGTCCAGAAAATCGGGATGTACGGCATTCTTAAAGCACTCGGGATTCGCACGGGGGATTTGTTTAAAATGATTTGGAGTCAGATGGCGCTTATTACGATACTAGCTCTTTTCGTTTCTGGACTACTGAGCCAAGTTTTTCAAGTAATTGCTCCTGATACAATGCCTTATCACTTAACTCTTACAACAACAATTCAACTATCCTTCGTCTTCGTGATTGTTGGTTTCTTAGGATCGACGTTATCAGGCTTTCAAATTAGGAAAATTGAACCTTTGCAGGCTATTCAACAAGGAGAGGCTTAA
- a CDS encoding sensor histidine kinase, with protein sequence MMKSLYSKFILTTLIIMLVSSVIGFFFANAYYQNNLKPENDAKNMGIATNIAEFAETQADLEDYLSHTAATGYQLFLVGQGESRFYGGEFKEKNVSQEAIEDVLDGQPYHGMKEFPKKTFVTGFFANELKNSVGVPLTYEGTQYALFLRPDIKLLFNEIHLLLGWMVFVIFILSLLAELIWSAMLIRPIRKLSHATNKVREEGFDVHLDIHRRDEIGQLAQNFKEMIARLGKLDKLRKSFVSNVSHDIQTPLLNIQGYSRLLENNALSEEDRKAYLRVIQEEAERMSILSKQLLTLSSLEPKEKDHSRKAVDLSAQLKSLLHRYYWRIDEKELSLTYTLDEVQFKGNPELLYTAWENLLTNAIKYNEPGGSIEVMLKDAQDQIELTFTDTGIGLEPNEKEQIFDRFYRADLARTRTQQGTGLGLSIVKEIIELHQGDILVESKLGKGTTFTITLPHL encoded by the coding sequence ATGATGAAATCCCTCTACTCGAAATTTATCCTAACAACGCTAATCATTATGTTGGTCAGTTCCGTTATTGGCTTTTTCTTTGCGAATGCTTACTACCAAAACAATTTAAAACCGGAAAATGACGCGAAAAACATGGGGATCGCGACAAACATAGCGGAGTTCGCCGAAACACAGGCGGACCTAGAAGATTACCTTAGCCATACCGCGGCAACAGGGTACCAGCTTTTTTTAGTTGGGCAGGGAGAAAGCCGTTTTTATGGAGGAGAATTTAAAGAAAAAAACGTATCGCAAGAAGCGATCGAAGACGTCTTAGATGGACAACCCTATCATGGCATGAAGGAATTTCCGAAGAAAACATTTGTAACGGGGTTCTTCGCCAACGAGCTAAAAAATTCAGTCGGTGTGCCGTTGACCTACGAGGGTACGCAGTATGCGCTATTTTTGCGACCAGATATTAAACTCTTATTTAACGAGATCCATCTCCTTTTAGGCTGGATGGTGTTCGTGATCTTTATCTTAAGTTTACTCGCAGAGCTCATATGGTCCGCGATGCTGATTCGCCCAATCCGAAAGTTATCTCACGCAACGAATAAAGTGCGAGAAGAAGGTTTTGATGTCCACTTAGACATTCATCGAAGAGATGAGATTGGCCAGCTAGCGCAGAATTTCAAAGAAATGATCGCAAGGCTCGGTAAATTAGACAAGCTTCGGAAGTCATTTGTCTCAAATGTATCGCACGATATTCAGACGCCTTTATTAAATATACAGGGGTACAGTCGTTTATTAGAAAACAATGCCCTTTCCGAGGAAGATAGAAAAGCATACTTGCGTGTCATTCAAGAGGAAGCAGAACGGATGTCCATTTTATCCAAACAGCTATTAACGCTATCCTCACTTGAACCAAAAGAGAAAGATCACTCCAGAAAAGCGGTTGATTTATCCGCTCAATTAAAAAGCCTGTTACATCGCTATTATTGGCGAATCGATGAAAAGGAGCTTTCTTTAACCTATACTCTTGACGAAGTTCAATTTAAAGGGAATCCGGAGCTGTTATATACCGCCTGGGAAAATCTTTTAACGAACGCAATAAAATACAACGAGCCAGGTGGATCGATTGAAGTTATGCTAAAAGACGCTCAAGACCAAATCGAACTAACCTTTACGGATACAGGCATCGGCTTGGAGCCGAATGAAAAAGAACAAATCTTTGATCGCTTTTATCGTGCCGACCTAGCACGTACAAGAACACAGCAAGGCACAGGCTTGGGCTTATCCATTGTAAAAGAAATTATTGAACTCCATCAAGGTGATATTCTCGTCGAAAGTAAGTTAGGAAAAGGCACCACATTTACAATCACTCTTCCACATTTGTAA
- a CDS encoding response regulator transcription factor: MISILIIDDDPHILNLVEVTLRDAGFHTFTSRNGIEALARLEEVTIDLAIVDVMMPGLDGYTLTKKVRDTYDLPVILLTAKGELHDKEQGFTAGTDDYIVKPFEPKELIFRVQAVLRRYDKPSQYTIQLADVKIDKRNYEVQIGKQHLLMPLKEFELLALLASRPNQVFNRDYLIENIWGLDFEGDERTLNVHIKRIRERIGAVTSSIKIVTVRGIGYKLEVTS, translated from the coding sequence GTGATTTCCATCTTAATCATCGATGACGATCCGCACATTTTAAATCTTGTCGAAGTTACGCTCCGAGATGCTGGATTTCATACATTCACGTCAAGAAATGGCATAGAAGCTTTAGCTCGATTAGAAGAAGTTACGATTGACCTCGCGATCGTGGATGTGATGATGCCAGGATTAGACGGATATACACTTACCAAAAAAGTTCGAGATACGTACGACCTTCCCGTTATCTTATTAACTGCCAAAGGCGAGCTGCATGATAAAGAACAAGGATTCACTGCCGGAACAGATGATTATATCGTTAAACCGTTTGAACCGAAGGAACTGATTTTTCGTGTCCAAGCTGTTTTAAGACGATATGATAAGCCGAGTCAGTATACGATTCAGCTGGCTGATGTAAAAATTGATAAAAGAAATTATGAGGTGCAAATTGGAAAACAGCACCTTCTCATGCCTTTAAAGGAGTTTGAGTTACTAGCCCTATTGGCTTCTCGACCGAACCAAGTTTTTAATCGAGATTATCTGATTGAAAACATATGGGGACTTGATTTCGAAGGGGATGAGAGAACGTTAAATGTTCACATTAAGAGGATCCGTGAACGGATCGGAGCGGTCACCTCAAGCATCAAAATTGTTACCGTTCGCGGAATTGGCTATAAGCTAGAGGTCACGTCATGA
- a CDS encoding ABC transporter ATP-binding protein, whose protein sequence is MSIEMRALSKTFHKKERALSDVTLSLRKGEVVGLVGPNGAGKTTLMKVIAGIIVQYDGELTFSEQGRSVGSLIEKPKFFPNKSGRYNIHYFRSLFGGDDERFDEIIQSLGMESYLKKKVKDYSLGMKQRLGIALALISNPDYLVLDEPTNGMDPDGIRNILGYLKKLAKERRIGILISSHILEDIENVSDRVYVIKEGRLINEYAREQNRAEILELLFSEGDLPQAVHVLAGYEGVTRSGSVLSVPFDGDMKQVLQYLGKHDLYPTDVKRKKDTLEDFYFQNMESEAK, encoded by the coding sequence ATGAGTATTGAGATGCGTGCACTTTCAAAGACGTTCCATAAGAAGGAACGAGCACTTTCTGACGTTACCTTGTCGCTACGAAAAGGAGAGGTTGTTGGGCTAGTTGGTCCGAATGGGGCGGGCAAGACAACGTTAATGAAAGTTATCGCTGGGATTATCGTGCAATATGACGGAGAGCTTACCTTCAGTGAGCAAGGTCGGTCAGTTGGGAGTTTAATTGAGAAGCCGAAGTTCTTTCCGAATAAAAGTGGACGATACAATATCCATTATTTTCGTTCCTTGTTTGGTGGAGACGATGAACGTTTCGATGAAATCATTCAGTCTCTTGGTATGGAGTCGTACTTAAAGAAAAAGGTGAAGGACTATTCGCTTGGGATGAAGCAGCGTCTTGGGATTGCGCTCGCGCTTATTTCAAACCCAGATTATCTCGTATTGGATGAACCGACAAATGGCATGGACCCGGATGGAATACGAAATATCCTTGGCTACTTAAAAAAGCTCGCAAAAGAAAGACGCATTGGCATACTGATTTCCAGTCACATTTTAGAAGATATCGAGAATGTAAGTGATCGTGTTTATGTGATTAAAGAAGGACGGTTGATTAATGAGTATGCAAGGGAACAAAATCGTGCGGAAATTTTAGAGCTACTGTTTTCAGAAGGAGATCTTCCTCAAGCTGTGCATGTGTTAGCCGGATACGAAGGAGTGACCCGAAGTGGAAGTGTTCTTTCGGTTCCATTTGATGGTGATATGAAACAGGTACTCCAATATTTAGGGAAGCACGATCTTTATCCAACGGATGTAAAGAGGAAAAAGGACACGCTTGAGGATTTCTATTTTCAAAATATGGAGAGTGAAGCGAAGTGA
- a CDS encoding DUF6773 family protein: MGFGFKKRQKDERVTNLQNKIYREMYILIVVICALSVLYKQFLVEGGIQHLWTEMIIFSFGSGYYLIRSTMLGIFSDEVEMHDRSSKMSFSKRNFLISLFLGVGFSLFLAIRNSLKYGDGTQETVYFFLTILFFCLVIYIPVLFGIMVLPYAVAKYKSDKVNEQELEEMDDEDVR, from the coding sequence ATGGGATTTGGTTTTAAGAAAAGGCAAAAAGATGAGCGGGTGACCAATCTTCAAAATAAGATTTACCGGGAAATGTACATTTTAATTGTGGTGATTTGTGCTTTGTCTGTTTTGTATAAACAGTTTCTCGTTGAAGGGGGAATACAGCATTTATGGACAGAGATGATTATTTTTAGTTTCGGTTCTGGGTATTATCTTATACGATCAACGATGCTTGGCATCTTTTCAGATGAGGTAGAGATGCACGATCGTTCGAGTAAGATGAGCTTTAGTAAACGGAATTTCTTGATCAGTCTTTTCTTGGGAGTGGGTTTTTCTCTGTTCCTCGCGATCAGAAACTCTTTGAAGTATGGAGATGGTACTCAGGAAACGGTATATTTTTTCTTAACCATTTTATTTTTTTGCTTAGTGATTTATATTCCTGTCTTATTTGGCATAATGGTGTTACCCTATGCGGTAGCGAAGTATAAAAGTGATAAGGTAAATGAGCAGGAGTTAGAAGAGATGGATGATGAAGATGTGCGGTGA
- a CDS encoding helix-turn-helix transcriptional regulator: MKNVRLKMARVEHDLSQQELAKKVGVSRQTIGLIELGKYNPSLQLCLSICWALNKSLDELFWMDPE, translated from the coding sequence GTGAAGAATGTACGATTAAAAATGGCGAGAGTCGAGCACGATCTCTCCCAGCAGGAGCTAGCCAAAAAAGTAGGCGTATCGAGACAGACGATTGGGCTGATTGAGCTCGGAAAATACAACCCATCGCTACAGTTATGTTTATCGATCTGTTGGGCGTTAAATAAATCGCTTGATGAGTTGTTTTGGATGGATCCGGAATAG
- a CDS encoding M14 family zinc carboxypeptidase — translation MKKQLIAGAVMLGLFATPMAGSASAETSWKNVNWNETLQEEDGSPFNSENYDFVKYSEVNEKLKEIEKSSNRITVETPAQSSDGQDLYVVTVSDPEAKGKFGYQKALRKKMFKSPDKAQTFIEKHPDFKVPVMINASIHGTEFVGSDAALQLIERFATADDAKTKELLENHILIFNVVANPDGRIDATRFNSNGIDLNRDFITQSQVETKHTVNLIKEWNPMVFLDLHGYVKAYGGETSPGLIEPCTPPHNPNYEYDLYSKWAMDQAESMEGNIVDHRSEYDNTNTGTSNVNYQTMTGTYIPQRDDEAGWDDYPPIFTPMYAMYHGAYGYTLEAPTNDWDGVKWHYDAVMGALEFSNDNKEEMIKDQIEVFKRGIQFDHPYHTEGFFPKAYILPVDETDPTATEKAVEHLMFNDIEVSQVKKSFTFDGETYPAGTYIVDMSQAKAGLANTMLWDGEDITDITPAMYDISAWNLPELWGFEAIEVEAESSFNVKKFDVKKVDGDGQLIGDGPYVIQNSSVKAVNLVNTLIEKGFDVQWGEDGAFYVDEAPTPELKKLVKESGIEVTTASLVEGKELTSQNVTILKDGGIYKAQSHAGTRLALERLGFNVTEITPRELAENGLGVTDVFFYSGTSRLISYNNTEANAPFALENESQYEAFKQQIQSFVDGGGKYVAVGAGASDASKKLGVTDVTVNKGYSNSNGIVKVDYGSELLTSGYGLDDYGFVYQPVWYSNVENVDVHASFDTGDFFVAGHWENRDAAEGQPVIVKEREQDVTLIGVEAGFRDHTDDLFRLLSNAVFSE, via the coding sequence ATGAAGAAGCAACTAATTGCTGGTGCTGTGATGCTGGGTCTATTTGCTACACCGATGGCAGGGTCTGCATCTGCAGAGACGAGCTGGAAGAATGTGAACTGGAACGAAACGTTACAGGAGGAAGATGGGAGCCCGTTTAATAGTGAAAACTATGATTTTGTGAAGTACTCTGAAGTTAATGAAAAGCTTAAGGAGATTGAGAAAAGCAGCAATCGAATTACCGTAGAGACGCCTGCTCAGTCATCAGACGGACAGGATCTTTATGTGGTTACGGTTTCTGATCCAGAAGCAAAAGGGAAATTTGGCTACCAAAAAGCATTGAGAAAGAAGATGTTTAAGAGCCCTGATAAAGCGCAGACGTTTATCGAGAAGCATCCTGATTTTAAAGTGCCCGTGATGATCAATGCTTCGATTCATGGAACGGAGTTTGTTGGATCTGATGCAGCGCTTCAACTGATTGAACGATTTGCAACGGCGGATGATGCGAAGACAAAGGAGTTACTGGAGAATCACATTTTAATTTTTAACGTGGTGGCGAATCCAGATGGGCGAATTGATGCGACTCGCTTTAACTCAAACGGAATCGATTTGAATCGCGATTTTATTACGCAATCTCAAGTTGAGACGAAGCATACGGTTAATTTGATTAAAGAATGGAATCCGATGGTGTTTCTTGATTTACATGGCTATGTGAAAGCGTATGGCGGAGAAACAAGTCCTGGTTTAATTGAACCGTGTACACCGCCACATAACCCGAATTATGAATATGATTTGTATTCAAAGTGGGCCATGGACCAGGCGGAATCAATGGAAGGAAACATTGTTGATCATCGCAGCGAATACGATAACACGAACACAGGTACATCTAATGTGAATTATCAAACGATGACGGGTACATACATACCGCAGCGTGACGACGAAGCAGGCTGGGATGATTATCCTCCGATCTTCACACCGATGTATGCGATGTACCACGGTGCTTATGGGTACACGCTTGAAGCCCCGACAAACGATTGGGACGGCGTGAAGTGGCACTATGATGCAGTAATGGGAGCGCTGGAGTTTTCAAATGATAACAAAGAAGAGATGATTAAGGATCAGATCGAAGTGTTTAAGCGTGGGATCCAGTTCGACCACCCGTATCATACAGAAGGCTTTTTCCCGAAGGCTTATATTCTGCCTGTAGATGAAACGGATCCAACTGCGACGGAAAAAGCAGTGGAGCACCTGATGTTCAATGATATTGAAGTGTCACAAGTGAAAAAATCATTTACGTTTGATGGAGAAACGTATCCTGCAGGCACTTACATCGTCGATATGAGTCAGGCAAAAGCAGGACTTGCGAACACGATGCTGTGGGATGGAGAGGATATCACGGATATTACGCCAGCCATGTATGATATTTCAGCATGGAACCTTCCAGAACTATGGGGCTTTGAGGCGATTGAAGTAGAGGCAGAGAGTTCCTTTAACGTAAAGAAGTTTGATGTGAAGAAGGTAGATGGAGATGGTCAATTAATTGGGGATGGCCCTTATGTGATCCAAAACTCCTCTGTAAAAGCAGTAAATCTGGTGAATACGCTCATTGAAAAAGGGTTTGATGTTCAGTGGGGAGAAGATGGTGCGTTCTATGTTGATGAAGCACCGACGCCTGAGTTGAAGAAACTCGTCAAAGAATCTGGTATTGAGGTTACGACAGCCTCATTAGTGGAAGGAAAAGAACTCACTTCTCAAAACGTAACGATTTTAAAAGATGGTGGGATTTATAAAGCACAATCTCATGCTGGAACACGATTGGCATTAGAGCGATTAGGTTTTAATGTTACGGAAATCACGCCACGAGAACTTGCGGAAAATGGTCTTGGTGTTACGGATGTGTTTTTCTATAGTGGAACGTCTCGTTTGATCTCCTACAACAATACCGAGGCCAATGCACCGTTTGCTTTGGAGAACGAAAGCCAATACGAGGCGTTTAAGCAACAAATTCAATCTTTTGTAGATGGTGGCGGCAAGTACGTTGCAGTAGGAGCTGGTGCATCAGATGCGTCGAAAAAGCTAGGAGTAACCGATGTAACGGTGAACAAAGGCTACTCAAACAGCAACGGTATTGTAAAAGTGGACTACGGTTCTGAACTATTAACGTCAGGATATGGGTTGGATGATTACGGTTTTGTGTATCAACCGGTTTGGTATTCGAATGTTGAAAATGTAGACGTGCACGCTTCGTTTGATACTGGTGACTTCTTTGTCGCTGGTCACTGGGAGAACCGTGACGCAGCGGAAGGTCAGCCGGTTATTGTGAAAGAACGTGAGCAAGACGTTACGTTGATTGGAGTAGAAGCTGGGTTCCGTGATCATACAGATGATCTGTTCCGACTTCTTTCGAATGCGGTGTTTAGTGAGTAA
- a CDS encoding DUF421 domain-containing protein codes for MEIVMDALKVIFRIVTILPLMLAIGLYMGKRSIGELPVFDFLVVLVFGAVVGADIADPNIDHIHTVVAMIAIALLQKLIIKIKLKNQKAGKLFTFEPTVVMYQGKFLRDNMKHIQYSIDNILQMLREKDVFHTDDVELAIVEANGRLSVKLYPSKETLLREDMAIYKKGNDYEIPVILDGRVQKDLLKHIGRTEAWLMDELRKAGDIKASSVFYAGITGEGKFVISLKDQALKDVPPVNH; via the coding sequence ATGGAAATAGTAATGGATGCCTTGAAGGTGATTTTTCGAATCGTGACGATCCTTCCTTTAATGCTGGCCATAGGACTTTACATGGGAAAGCGCTCGATTGGTGAACTTCCCGTGTTTGATTTTCTTGTCGTGCTTGTTTTTGGTGCGGTCGTAGGTGCGGATATTGCAGATCCGAACATTGACCATATTCACACGGTCGTCGCGATGATTGCGATTGCTCTTTTGCAGAAGCTCATTATCAAAATAAAGCTTAAAAATCAGAAAGCTGGAAAGCTGTTTACGTTCGAACCAACTGTGGTGATGTACCAAGGGAAATTCCTAAGGGACAATATGAAACACATTCAATACTCGATCGATAATATTCTCCAAATGCTTCGTGAAAAAGATGTTTTTCATACAGATGATGTGGAACTGGCAATCGTGGAGGCGAATGGAAGACTTAGTGTGAAATTATACCCTAGTAAAGAAACGCTGTTGCGAGAAGATATGGCGATTTACAAGAAGGGGAATGATTATGAGATTCCGGTTATATTGGATGGGCGCGTTCAGAAAGATTTGTTGAAACATATTGGACGAACCGAAGCATGGCTGATGGACGAGCTTCGGAAGGCCGGGGACATAAAGGCATCTTCTGTTTTTTACGCGGGTATTACTGGTGAGGGAAAGTTTGTTATTTCTTTGAAAGATCAGGCGTTAAAAGATGTTCCGCCTGTTAACCATTAA
- a CDS encoding DUF4021 domain-containing protein, translating into MKLNKKKFANQPTVLKKSYVNEEDLGVDQDEQAMNGDYGMLETKEEDQHRKNQKQ; encoded by the coding sequence ATGAAATTAAACAAGAAAAAATTCGCAAACCAGCCAACTGTTCTTAAGAAGTCGTACGTCAATGAAGAGGATCTTGGTGTCGATCAAGATGAACAGGCGATGAATGGTGACTATGGCATGCTTGAAACAAAAGAAGAAGATCAACACCGAAAAAATCAGAAGCAATAG